From the Kiloniellales bacterium genome, the window TGATTCTGGATGCACTGATCCTGAAAGAGGCGGCTGCGGAAAACTGGTAGGCCCCAAGCGTCGCCAGCGATCTGTCCGGCATGTTGAGCGTTTTCACCAGGTTTGCGAGCGCCGGGCCTGCCGGATGATCATCCGGGTGCACCATGGCCAGAGCTCGAAGGTCTTCGGCGGATTTGCGAATGATAGCCAACCCTTCCTATCTATCGATGTGGGCAGACGTGTCCGGCAACCGCTTGGGCGCCAGCAGCATGAGAGGCAAGACATGGTCGAACTCACTGTGAACGGAAAGAAGGTCCAGGCGGATGGCCAGGACGACACCCGGCTCCTGTTCTTTCTGCGGGATGAACTCGGCTTGACCGGAACCAAATTCGGTTGCGGCGTCGGCTCGTGCGGAGCTTGCACGGTGCATGTCGACGGCGTGGCGACCTATGCCTGTCAAACCTACACGAGCGACCTAGAGGGCGCTGAGGTGACGACCATCGAAGGGCTCTCGTCCACCGGGGATCATCCGCTGCAAAGGGCATGGGTGGCCGAACAGGTGCCGCAATGCGGATACTGCCAGTCCGGACAGATCATGCGCGCCGCCGACTTGCTGGCTCAAAACCCGGATCCGAGCCGCGAGGAAATCCGTGAGCATATGAGCGCCAACCTCTGCCGCTGCGGAACGTATGCCCGGATCACCTTGGCCGTCCAACGCGCCGCGAAGGAGGCTTGATCATGGGCACGATCGACAACATCCAGGCTGGTACTATGACCCGCCGCAGCTTCCTCGGATTTAGCGGCGCGCTGGTCTTCGCCATCGGAGCCGGCGGGCTCGAGCACGTGGCCCGCGCCGACGATCGGCTTAGCGAGATCTCCCCGAACGCGTGGCTCCGCATCGCGCGCGACGGCAAGATCACCATCATCTTTCCGCTGACGGAAATGGGACAGGGGAGCTCGACGTCTCTGCCGATGATCCTGGCTGAGGAACTTGACGCCGCCTGGGACGACGTTGTGGTTGAACAGCTCGACCGGGACGACCGCACCTACGGAAACCCGCTGTTCGGTAACGTCCTCTACACTGCCGGAAGCACGGGCGTGCGCGCTTACTTCACGCCGCTGCGTTTGGCCGGCGCCCAGGCACGACGTATGCTGATTGAGACGGCTGCACGGCATTGGTCGGTCGATCCCTCGGAGCTTGAGACCGAGCCGAGCCTGGTCCGTCATCCGGCATCGAACCGCACGATCAGCTACGGCGATTTGGTCGATCTCTGGGATGCATCGGTCCAGATCCCCGAGGTGACGGAAGCCGATCTGAAATCGCCCGCAGACTTTCGCTATATCGGCTCGGACGCCCCGCGCCGCGATAGCTTTGCGAAGTCCACGGGAGCGCAAACCTACGCGATCGATGTGACCGTGCCGGATATGCTGTTCGCGGCTGTCTTGCGCGCCCCGGTCGAGGGCGAAAGTCCTTTGAGCCTTGGAGACGAGGCGGCGCGCAGGTCTACAGGTGTGGTAGATGTGGTGATCCTGCCCGATGGTGTGGCCGTCGTGGCGGATACCTACGAGCATGCGCTCGCCGCGCGAGATCTTCTTGACGTGACCTGGTCCGAGACCTCGCCCGCCCGAGCCTTCGACAGCGAGGCCGACCTCGCAGCCTATGCTGCCGCCGCGCAGGATCTGGCACAAACCGCTGCGGTCTGGTCGGAGAAGGGCGATGCGCCGGCCGCCATTGCCGGCTCGGATCGCCAGGTAGAACGGGTCTATCTCTCGGACTATGCCTATCACGCCCAGATCGAACCCATGGCCGCCGTTGCCTCCGTCGACCCCGACGGCAAGGGCGCTGAGGTCTGGGCCGGGACCCAAAGCCAGACGCTGACCACTCTGACGGTGACCAAGGTCCTGGACACGACACCGGATCGCGTGCGCCTCAATATGATGACTATGGGCGGCGGGTTTGGGCGCCGCACCGCGCTGATGCAGGAATACGTGCGCGACGCGCTGCTGGCCTCAAAGGCGACGGGCCGCCCGGTCAAGGTGGTTTGGACCCGCGAGGACGATGTGAAAACCGGCGCACTTCGCCCAGCGGCCGCGCAGCATTTGAGCGCTGGAGTCACCGGGGATGGTCGGGTCAGCGGCTGGCGCCATCGGGTCGCCGCGCCGTCGGTCATCGCCTTCTTCAATCCGGTTCGTTGGGAGCAGGTGAAACCGAAGGACATCATCACCATGAAGGGGTCGGACAATCCCTTCTATGACCTTCCCGATCTTCTTGCCGAACATGTCGTGACTCAACGGGGCGCCAGGCTGAGCCCGTGGCGCGGGATCGGTGCCTCCTACACGACCTTCGCAGCCGAAGCCTTTCTGGACGAGGTCGCGCATGAAGCGGGCCAGGACCCGGTTGAGTTGCGCCGGACACTTCTGGCCGACAACATCCGCGGCCAGAAGGTCCTGTCGCGCGTTCTGGAGATGTCGGACTGGGCCCGCAAGCGGGACGGCACGGCGCTTGGGCTGGCGCTTGGCCACTACGGGCCAAGCCAGGGTGCGCTGGTCGTCGAGGTAGGAGTCGACGCGGACAGTGGGCTGATCTCGGTGACAAACGCATGGGGTGCCTTCGACGCGGGCCTGATCGTAGCCCCCAACAATGCGCTCAACCAGTTGGAGGGCGGCATCGTCTACGGGCTCAGCAGCGCGTTGAAGGAACGCGTCACTATCTCGTCCGGCGAGATCGAACAGTCGAATTTCTACGACTACGAGATCCTTCGGGCCAACGCAGTGCCAGAGATGTCCGTTGAGCTTCTGGAGGTTGACGCGCCGCCGACAGGCATTGGCGAGCTCTCGACACCGATGGTGGCCCCGGCCATCGCCAATGGCTTCTTCGCGCTGACCGGGCGGCGTCTGCGGCACATGCCCTTCACGCCGGACCGGGTGCTGGAGGCGCTGGAAGCACCCGTCTGACCACGGTCAGAATGCTGCCGACCCGGCGGGCCGGGTCAACCGATTGCAGGCGATGCGTCAAGTTGACGTACCGCATGTCGCGCTTGCGGGCTGGCCGCATGGAGACGCAGATGGATCTGAAGTGGATATCCTCCCTCATTGCGCCCACCTGCCTTGGATCGAATGTCCGCTCTGTCCGCCTTGCGGACGAACCGCCGCCGAGGGTGATGACGTGGTGCCCCCGAACCGCTTCCTTGCAGGCCGATCTCTAGGCCCCGTACTGCGGAGACAGCCATGACCAAGATTCTCGTTCTCTACTACTCGTCCTACGGTCACGTTGAACGGATGGCAAGCGCTGTTGCAGAGGGCGCGTCCGAAATCGACGGCGTGAACGTCGTCGTCAAACGCGTGCCTGAGCTCGTCCCCGAAGAGGTCGCCCGCAAAAGCGACTTCAAGCTCGACCAAGCGGCGCCGATCGCCAGTCCTGGCAAGTTGGCTGACTATGACGGCATTATCTTCGGAACGCCGACGCGGTTCGGAAACATGTCATCGCAAATGCGCAACTTTCTCGACCAAGCCGGCGGACTTTGGGCGGCGGGGAAGCTCATCGGCAAGGTCGGTTCGGTATTCACCTCGACCGGCACCGGTGGCGGCAATGAAACAACGATCACTTCGTTTTGGCATACGCTGGCTCACCAAGGCATGGTCATCCTCGGCCTTCCCTATGCGAGTCCCGAGTTGTCCGATATCAGCGCGGTGCGTGGCGGGTCCCCCTACGGCGCCGCAACGATCGCAGGCGGGACAGCGCTCACTCTCCCTGGCGCCCATCGCAAGCCACGTCCTGCGCCAGCACCGGGCGGAGGTCCTGGAGCAGCGGATCAAGCTCGGCATGGGCAAGCTGCCGGAGGCGGCCCTGGTTTTCTCGAACATCGAGGGGGCCCCGATCCGGCCTGACAAGCTCAGCCGCGATTGGGCGAACCTGGTTCGGTCCAGAAAGCTGCCTCTGGTGTCTTTTCACGCCCTGCGGCATACCAATGTTTCCCTGCTTGTGGACGGCGGCCTGGACGTGTATCAGGTCTCCCGCCGGATTGGCCACAGCAGCGCCAGCTTAACGTTGAAGACCGATACCCACCTGTTCCGCAGCAAGGAAGCGGAGGCCGCAGAGGCGATCGAAGCGGCTCTCGGGAACTGACCGGTCCCATTCGGGTACTAACGGGCGGGTCGGCGAGACGTCAAGTGATTGAAATCTCTACGCGGAGGGGTGCCGGAGTGGTCGAACGGGGCGGTCTCGAAAACCGTTGTACGCTTGCGCGTACCGTGGGTTCGAATCCCACCCCCTCCGCCAGAAATATCAATAACTTAGCTATAGAGAAACGGTCCCGAATCGGGGCCGAACAAAGGGAGAATTCCGACTTTTTGCAAGTCGGAATTCCGACTTCCGTTCGCAAAACGTTCTAAAAGGCTACCCGGCCTCGCCTTTGGGGAAGCACTCGATCACGCCCTTGGCGTCGGGGAATTTGACCCGAATCACGTCGCGCGCATGGTTGCAGGCGGCCTCGGTGTCGGACTCCGCGACCAGCTGATCTGGGGTTTGCATACCGGCGAGCAAGACGATCAGGATCCACTTCATCCATCAAAGATGATCCTTGCTGCCTTCGTGCCTCAAGGCGCTTCTTGAAAGCGGCGGCCGCCTGGCCGCGGCTGGGCAGCCAGTAGTGCTTCATGATCATGTCGACCGTCGCCGGGCTGTGACCCGTCACGGTGGCGATCTCGAGCGTGCTGCAGCCGGCCTCGGCGAGCCGGAGCACAGCGGTGTGGCGGAGGCGCGAGAACCACAGCGCCGTGAAGGGCTCGCGCTTGTCCGGATCGAAGGGCACCGAGACCGTCTTCATGGTCTTGGGCGCGGCCGCGCGGATCTCGCCGAAGATGCTGTTAAAGGTGTCCCCCCTTGTAGGGCCGGCCGGTCGACTCGTCGATCAGGATCGCGGTCCCGGCCAGGCCGCGCTCCGCCTGGCGGGCATACTCGGCCTCGAGGCGCTCGACCAGTTGGGGGACATGGTCGACGGGCAACACGACCCGGGCCCCGGTCTTGCCTTGCTGGAAGTGGAAGCCGCCGTCCCGGCAGATCTTCCGCGACAGGCCGAGCAGAACCGCCTTGCGCTGGCCGAACCACTCGTTGAGCGTGAAGGCCGTGCCGATCGAGTGCCGCCCCACAGAGATCGTTCTCTTCCAACTGATGTGGCGGTGGCGGTTCAATCCTTACGTTGGCGGCACGCATCGACGTCCCATCGGCGCCCAGAATTCCGACGTAATCGGTCCGCCGTCCCAATCATCCGAAGATGTCGTTGGTGATGCCGGCGTACCAGCCGTCGGCCTCCAGCTTGGTCTGCTGGCGAATTTCTGCGTCTTCACCGACCTCGCTGATGAAGCCGTCGATCTTGGCGATCTTCTCCTCGGTCGCCTCGTAGTTGGCCCCAACCTTGACCGCGTCCTCGGCCGCCACCGTGCTCCAGCAGGTGTTGCGGAACCTCGGCGGGAACTTCTTTGATCCGGTCAGCTCGTGGCGAATAGCCATGGCCGCGACTTTGGCCTGGCTGTTGGCCGAGAAGGCTGACTTGGGCATGTCGCCGGGGATGCAGGCATCGCCCACGACGTAGACCCCCGGCACCGTACGCGAGGCCATGGACTCGGGCACCACCGGGCACCAGCCGCTGTCGTCGGTCAGGCCAGCGAGCCGGGCAATCGCGCCGGCCTGCTGCGCCGGGATGACGTTGGCGACACCGGCCTTGTGCTTTTCGCCGCCGGCGATCAGCGTCATGGTCGCGGCGTCGACGGTCTCGACCTTGCCGCCGAATTCCTCGGGCACCCACTCGATCATGCCCTCGTAGTAGTTCTCCCAGGCCTCCTGGAAGAGCGCCTGCTTGGAGTGCTTGTTCTTGGCGTCCAGGATCAGGATCTTCGACTTCGGCTTGGCCTGCTTGAAGTAGTGGGCGACAAGGCTGACCCGCTCGTAGGGGCCAGGCGGGCAGCGGTAGGGATTGGGCGGAGCCGCCATGACGAAAAGGCCGCCGTCCGCCATGGCCTCGAGTTGCTTGCGCAGGATCTGGGTCTGCTGCCCGGCCTTCCAGCTGTGGGGCATGACCAGCGAGGCAGCCTCGCTGTAGCCCTCGATCGAATCGTAGACGATATCGATTCCGGGGGCGACCGCCAGGGCGTCGTAGGCGAGCTTGCCGCCGTCCTGCAGGGCAACCGTCTTGGCGGTGGTGTCGACGTCGACGGCGCGGTCGAAGACCAGCTTGATGCCGTAGTTTTGCGAGAGCTTCGCGTAGCCATGGGTGATGCTGTCGAAGCTGCGCATCCCGCCGAGATAGAGGTTGCTGTAGAAGCAGGTCGTATAGAGCGGATTCTCTTGGACCAGGGTGACATCGAGCGCGCCCTTGCTGTCGCGCGCTGCGTACTTGGCCAATGTGGCGCCGGCGGCGCCGCCGCCGATCACGACCAGCCGGCCCTTGCTCTGGGCGCGCAGCAGCGAGGGTGCGGCGACCGCCGTGGCCAGGGCGCCCAGGCCCTTTCCGAAGCTCCGTCGTGTCAGTTTCATGATCTTCCCTCCCGAGGCTATTTCATTGCTGGCGCTGAGCGGCGTAGTAGGTCGCCAGCGCGGTGATCTCTTCGTCGGTGAGCGCGTTGGCGACGCTCACCATGGCCGGGTTGTCCCGACGGCCCGACTTGTACTCCCGCATCGCGATGATGAAGTAGTCCTTCGGCAGGTGCCCGAGGGGCGGAATGCCGCCCTCGAAGGCGTCGAGCCGATGGCAAGTCGAGCATTGCGAGGAGAGGTATTCGCCGTACTCCAAGAGCTCGTCGCCCAAGGCGCCTTGCGGCAAGGCCAGCAGCAAGGCGAAGGACGACGCAGCGAGCAGGCGCTGCGGCAAGTTCATCGCTGGACCCTCCCGGTTTCGAATTGCGGAAAGTCTCTCTCTGGTGCGGTTACAGCGGCAGGCGGTCCTCGATCGCCGCGATCCCGGCCAGGGCGCAGTCGTGGTCCTCTTCGCCGCCGGGGGCGCCGGAGACGCCGACCGCGCCGACCATCTGGCCTCCGACAGAAACCACCACGCCGCCGCCCAGCATCAGGGCGTTGGTGATGTCCCGGGCGCCGGACTGCGGCATGCCGCCCTTGGTGGCGGGCACCAGTTCCTGGGTGTCGCTGCGAAAGCTCACGGCGGTCCAGGCCTTGCGGGTCGCGGTGTCCGGCGTGTGCGGTCCGGCGAAGCGGTCGCGGACCAGGGCCTGCGGCACGCCGAAGCGGTCGACGACCGCGACCGCGACCTGGAAACCCTTCTCGTTGCAGGCCTTCATCACGGACTGCGCGAGCTCGACCGCGAGCTGCGGCGCCAGCACCTGGAAGGTCACCAAGGGCTCTTCGTCCGCGGTGGCCGGTCCCGCGAGCACGCCAAGGATCACGCCGATTGTAGCAAGCCTTTTCAGCATCTCTGCCCCTCTCCCGTTCTCGGGTCTTCGTGAGTTCTCATTTGCCTGCGTCAGCCCTCCGGGCTGCGGCCGAGCCGCGCCAGCAGGTCGCTCAGCATCGGCCAGAAGAAATCTTCGCCGGGATAGCCGACGATGCGGCCGACCTCCGCGCCCTCCGCGAAGAGGACGAAGGTCGGGCTGAAGACCACCGCATCGACCGCCTCCAAGTCCCTCGGCCTGGGCGCGGTCATGTCGACCCGGCGCAGCGGCGCCCGGCGGCCCTCGGCCGTCTTGTCGTAGACGATGCCGATCTCGGCCCGCCAAGCCGCGCACCAGGGGCAGCCCGGCTCCTCGAACATCAGGAGCTCCGCCGCTCTCGGCACCCCCGGAAAGATCAGGAACAGCGCGAGAACCGCGGGCAGCATCAAGCCCGTCTCCCAGCGCCGCGGTCCCGATGTTTTCTCGCTTCGCCCCTTGAACATCACCACTCACATTCAAACTTGATATATTGTCTAAAACGAATACGATTGTCGCAAGAAAATTATAGGCGGGATGCCCAGTGTTTTTCGGCACGGCTCCTCGCAGAGGCGAAGCAGGAGGAAGACTTGACCACCAGGACCATCGCGTCCCTTGCGGCACTCTTCGTGTCCCTGGGGTTCTGCATGACGGCAAGCCTGGCTGACGAGCTGGTGGCTTATAAGGTCGTCGACGATTCGATGATCGAAGCGTCGTTGACCGGAAAGTCCGGCGATCCGAAGCAGGGCCGCAAGGTCGCCATCGACCGCAAGCTCGGCAACTGCCTGGCCTGCCACAGCCTGCCGATCCCCGAGCAGCAGTTTCACGGCGAGACCGGCCCCGACCTGGCCGGCGTTGGCAGTCGTCTGACCCCGGGCGAGCTCAGGCTGCGTGTCGTCGATCCCAAGGTCGTCAACCCGGAGACCATGATGCCCGCCTTCTACAGGGTCAAAGGCTTGAACCGGGTGATGAAGGACTTCGCTGGCAAGCCGATCCTGACCGCCGAGCAGGTCGAGGACGTCGTCGCCTATCTCGTGACCCTGAAGGAAGACTAGGCGCCTGCGGCCGCGACGCGGAACGGGCGCTCGGATGCCAGCCAAACGGCAGGAGAACGGAATGACAAGCCAGACAGGACCGAACCAAACGCGCGCGACGGGCTGGACCCGGCGCCGGTTCATCATCACCGTCGGCGCGGCCTCGGCGGCCGCAGCCGGCTTGAACGCGCTGACCGCCGGCCTTGCCTGGAGCGCCGAAGAGGCCAAGACCACCGAGGAGGAGATTAAACGCCTGGTCGGCGGCAAGGAGCTCGCCGACGGCGCCAAGATCATCTCGATGGACCTGCCGCAGATCGCCGAGAACGGCAACACCGTGCCGCTCGAGATCGCGGTCGAGAGCCCGATGACCGAGGCGGACCATGTCACCGCAGTCCACATCGTCGCCGACGGGAACCCGCGCCCCGGGGTGGCGAGCTTCCACTTCACGCCCCTCAGCGGGCGCGCCCAGGCCTCGACGCGGATGCGCCTCGCCAAGACCCAGAACGTCATCGCCATCGCCGAGACGTCCGACGGCAAGGCCTACATGACCAAGGCCGAGGTCAAGGTGACCATCGGCGGCTGCGGCGGCTGACCGCGGCAAGCGACGGGAGCACAGCAAACATGGCGACACCCAAGCCCCGGGTCCGCGCACCCAAGAAGGCCTCCAAGGGCGAGGTGATCGAGATCAAGACCCTGATCTCTCACCCCATGGAGTCCGGCCAGCGCAAGGACCGCAAGACCGGGGAGATCATCCCCCGGAAGATCATCAACAGCTTCACCTGCACCTACAACGGACAGGAAGTCTTCAAGGCCGACTTCCATCCGGCCATCTCGGCCAACCCTTACATGTCCTTCTTCGTGAAGGTCGAG encodes:
- a CDS encoding (2Fe-2S)-binding protein, with translation MVELTVNGKKVQADGQDDTRLLFFLRDELGLTGTKFGCGVGSCGACTVHVDGVATYACQTYTSDLEGAEVTTIEGLSSTGDHPLQRAWVAEQVPQCGYCQSGQIMRAADLLAQNPDPSREEIREHMSANLCRCGTYARITLAVQRAAKEA
- a CDS encoding molybdopterin-dependent oxidoreductase codes for the protein MGTIDNIQAGTMTRRSFLGFSGALVFAIGAGGLEHVARADDRLSEISPNAWLRIARDGKITIIFPLTEMGQGSSTSLPMILAEELDAAWDDVVVEQLDRDDRTYGNPLFGNVLYTAGSTGVRAYFTPLRLAGAQARRMLIETAARHWSVDPSELETEPSLVRHPASNRTISYGDLVDLWDASVQIPEVTEADLKSPADFRYIGSDAPRRDSFAKSTGAQTYAIDVTVPDMLFAAVLRAPVEGESPLSLGDEAARRSTGVVDVVILPDGVAVVADTYEHALAARDLLDVTWSETSPARAFDSEADLAAYAAAAQDLAQTAAVWSEKGDAPAAIAGSDRQVERVYLSDYAYHAQIEPMAAVASVDPDGKGAEVWAGTQSQTLTTLTVTKVLDTTPDRVRLNMMTMGGGFGRRTALMQEYVRDALLASKATGRPVKVVWTREDDVKTGALRPAAAQHLSAGVTGDGRVSGWRHRVAAPSVIAFFNPVRWEQVKPKDIITMKGSDNPFYDLPDLLAEHVVTQRGARLSPWRGIGASYTTFAAEAFLDEVAHEAGQDPVELRRTLLADNIRGQKVLSRVLEMSDWARKRDGTALGLALGHYGPSQGALVVEVGVDADSGLISVTNAWGAFDAGLIVAPNNALNQLEGGIVYGLSSALKERVTISSGEIEQSNFYDYEILRANAVPEMSVELLEVDAPPTGIGELSTPMVAPAIANGFFALTGRRLRHMPFTPDRVLEALEAPV
- a CDS encoding tyrosine-type recombinase/integrase translates to MGKLPEAALVFSNIEGAPIRPDKLSRDWANLVRSRKLPLVSFHALRHTNVSLLVDGGLDVYQVSRRIGHSSASLTLKTDTHLFRSKEAEAAEAIEAALGN
- a CDS encoding NAD(P)/FAD-dependent oxidoreductase, with amino-acid sequence MKLTRRSFGKGLGALATAVAAPSLLRAQSKGRLVVIGGGAAGATLAKYAARDSKGALDVTLVQENPLYTTCFYSNLYLGGMRSFDSITHGYAKLSQNYGIKLVFDRAVDVDTTAKTVALQDGGKLAYDALAVAPGIDIVYDSIEGYSEAASLVMPHSWKAGQQTQILRKQLEAMADGGLFVMAAPPNPYRCPPGPYERVSLVAHYFKQAKPKSKILILDAKNKHSKQALFQEAWENYYEGMIEWVPEEFGGKVETVDAATMTLIAGGEKHKAGVANVIPAQQAGAIARLAGLTDDSGWCPVVPESMASRTVPGVYVVGDACIPGDMPKSAFSANSQAKVAAMAIRHELTGSKKFPPRFRNTCWSTVAAEDAVKVGANYEATEEKIAKIDGFISEVGEDAEIRQQTKLEADGWYAGITNDIFG
- a CDS encoding heme-binding protein, which translates into the protein MLKRLATIGVILGVLAGPATADEEPLVTFQVLAPQLAVELAQSVMKACNEKGFQVAVAVVDRFGVPQALVRDRFAGPHTPDTATRKAWTAVSFRSDTQELVPATKGGMPQSGARDITNALMLGGGVVVSVGGQMVGAVGVSGAPGGEEDHDCALAGIAAIEDRLPL
- the soxX gene encoding sulfur oxidation c-type cytochrome SoxX, producing the protein MTTRTIASLAALFVSLGFCMTASLADELVAYKVVDDSMIEASLTGKSGDPKQGRKVAIDRKLGNCLACHSLPIPEQQFHGETGPDLAGVGSRLTPGELRLRVVDPKVVNPETMMPAFYRVKGLNRVMKDFAGKPILTAEQVEDVVAYLVTLKED
- the soxY gene encoding thiosulfate oxidation carrier protein SoxY, yielding MTSQTGPNQTRATGWTRRRFIITVGAASAAAAGLNALTAGLAWSAEEAKTTEEEIKRLVGGKELADGAKIISMDLPQIAENGNTVPLEIAVESPMTEADHVTAVHIVADGNPRPGVASFHFTPLSGRAQASTRMRLAKTQNVIAIAETSDGKAYMTKAEVKVTIGGCGG
- the soxZ gene encoding thiosulfate oxidation carrier complex protein SoxZ; this translates as MATPKPRVRAPKKASKGEVIEIKTLISHPMESGQRKDRKTGEIIPRKIINSFTCTYNGQEVFKADFHPAISANPYMSFFVKVEESGEFEFTWVDDDGSTYSKKSKLTVN